One window of the Synergistaceae bacterium genome contains the following:
- a CDS encoding IclR family transcriptional regulator, which translates to MSRIDDRIKQGSVFRVTAIMESLTEEPFSMSVRDIEDRTGIPRSTAHRILSSLEGVGWVNQDQSTGGFRPGLRFLMLSNKSSYYDELVKAAGPVMTSLMNETGCTSVLSVAEGPIGLCVHSVEPPSPMKFTAHRGMSIPLHAGATGKILLAYSSPEVRTEVLSSPLHSPIDGSEVDRAALEEELVRVREAGYAFSREEWMKHAGDISVPVFNGKREFIAQIGVAGFAETVFQAFDDSLRLLKRAALSLENSF; encoded by the coding sequence ATGAGTCGTATCGATGACCGTATCAAACAGGGCTCTGTGTTCAGGGTAACGGCGATAATGGAGTCCTTGACCGAGGAGCCCTTCTCCATGTCGGTTCGCGACATAGAGGACAGGACGGGAATCCCTAGAAGCACGGCCCACCGCATTCTCTCCTCGTTGGAGGGTGTGGGCTGGGTTAACCAAGACCAGTCGACCGGCGGCTTCCGCCCAGGCTTGCGGTTTCTCATGCTCTCAAACAAGTCCTCGTACTACGACGAGCTGGTCAAGGCCGCAGGCCCGGTCATGACAAGCCTGATGAATGAGACTGGTTGCACGTCGGTGCTGAGCGTCGCGGAGGGCCCTATAGGCCTGTGCGTACACTCAGTCGAGCCTCCGTCGCCGATGAAGTTTACGGCGCACCGGGGGATGAGCATCCCGCTTCACGCGGGTGCGACGGGGAAAATCCTGCTGGCGTACTCCAGCCCCGAGGTGCGGACGGAGGTACTATCCTCCCCGCTTCACTCGCCGATCGACGGATCGGAGGTCGATAGAGCGGCGCTCGAGGAGGAGCTCGTCCGGGTCAGGGAGGCGGGCTACGCTTTCAGTCGCGAGGAGTGGATGAAGCACGCGGGCGACATAAGCGTGCCGGTGTTCAACGGAAAAAGGGAGTTCATCGCGCAGATAGGAGTGGCGGGGTTCGCAGAGACGGTCTTCCAGGCGTTCGACGACAGCCTGCGCCTTCTTAAGAGAGCCGCTCTCAGCCTGGAAAACTCCTTTTGA
- a CDS encoding aspartate-semialdehyde dehydrogenase, which produces MKIAVVGATGEVGRTMIKVLQERDVRPKEIDFYASARSAGTKVEFRGASHEVKELDKRAMGLGYDYLLFSAGGAVSREYAPLASEAGTVVIDNSSAFRMDPAVPLVVPEINSDLLKGYERGIIANPNCSTIQMVLALHLVHERFGIKTIVVSTYQAVSGAGKSGIDELNDQMEGKISPKKFIRQIHLNVVPQIGALLDSGFTDEEMKLVDETRRILRDPEISIWPTAIRVPVYYGHSESIFVETRTSFDMSSLAEALDESETVRHTDDMVSPIEIAGSDESHVCRLRSFDDRRFLIWNVADNIRTGAATNAVRILMKHRELNRAG; this is translated from the coding sequence TTGAAGATCGCCGTTGTGGGCGCTACGGGTGAAGTGGGTCGTACGATGATCAAGGTCCTCCAGGAGCGGGATGTCAGGCCGAAGGAGATAGACTTTTACGCCTCGGCGAGGAGCGCGGGCACCAAAGTGGAGTTTCGCGGCGCGAGCCACGAGGTCAAGGAGCTTGACAAGCGCGCGATGGGCCTTGGGTACGACTACCTTCTCTTCTCTGCGGGAGGGGCCGTCTCGAGGGAGTACGCACCCCTCGCATCGGAGGCGGGCACCGTGGTGATAGACAACTCGTCCGCCTTCAGGATGGACCCGGCGGTTCCGCTTGTGGTGCCGGAGATAAACAGCGACCTGCTCAAGGGGTACGAAAGAGGGATAATCGCCAACCCGAACTGCTCTACGATCCAGATGGTCCTGGCCCTCCACCTCGTTCACGAGCGCTTCGGAATAAAGACGATCGTCGTGAGCACCTACCAGGCTGTGTCGGGTGCGGGCAAGAGCGGCATCGACGAGCTTAACGACCAGATGGAGGGTAAAATCTCGCCGAAGAAGTTCATCAGGCAGATCCATCTCAACGTCGTCCCGCAGATAGGGGCTCTCCTGGACAGCGGCTTCACCGACGAGGAGATGAAGCTGGTGGACGAGACCAGGAGGATACTGCGCGATCCGGAGATATCCATCTGGCCGACCGCGATTCGTGTACCCGTGTATTACGGACACTCGGAGTCCATCTTCGTCGAGACTCGTACATCATTCGACATGAGTTCGCTGGCGGAGGCATTGGACGAGTCGGAGACCGTCCGACACACCGACGACATGGTCTCCCCGATCGAGATAGCAGGCAGCGACGAGTCTCATGTCTGCCGTCTCAGGTCGTTCGACGACAGGCGCTTCCTGATCTGGAACGTCGCTGACAACATCCGCACGGGAGCAGCCACCAACGCCGTACGCATCCTGATGAAGCACCGGGAGCTGAACCGGGCCGGCTGA
- a CDS encoding urocanate hydratase, protein MSAVNEMNRDAMTIRLEGPLPAYPSFVEGIRRAPDRGWTLNRAETELALRNALRYVPEEHHEELIPEFLEELRTRGRIYAYRFRPEGRIKGRPVDEYRGKCLAGKAFQVMIDNNLDFETALYPYELVTYGETGQVCQNWLQYRLIMKYLEELTEDTTLVVSSGHPTGLFRSRPEAPRAIVTNGLLVGLFDNPSDWHRGMQLGVTNYGQMTAGGWMYIGPQGIVHGTFNSILNAARQRLNVGDKGNLAGILFVSSGLGGMSGAQPKAVEIAGGVGIIAEVDYSRIETRHGQGWVSKVTDSCEEAFRLAEEACKARKSLSVAYHGNIVDLLQYALNHEVPIPLLSDQTSCHDPYGGGYCPQGLTFDQRTEMLSKDPEQFKRKVDQSLRSHYEAIKKLVDGGTYFFDYGNSFMRAVYDAGVTEICKNGENTYDGFIWPSYVEDIMGPVLFDYGYGPFRWVCLSGKPEDLSKTDRAAMECIDPDRRPQDYDNWVWIRDAEKNALVVGTQARILYQDAEGRTEIALKFNDMVRRGEIGPVMLGRDHHDVSGTDSPYRETANIKDGSNICADMATLCFAGNAARGMSLCALHNGGGVGVGKSINGGFGLLLDGTERTDEIIKSAMMWDVLGGVARRAWACNPNSMEVGREMNKKYPGAYHISLPYESSDEAVRNAVDAMFD, encoded by the coding sequence ATGTCGGCAGTGAACGAGATGAACAGAGATGCCATGACGATCAGGCTGGAGGGGCCCCTGCCCGCCTACCCTTCATTCGTGGAGGGAATAAGACGCGCCCCCGACAGGGGATGGACGTTGAACCGCGCCGAGACCGAGCTGGCGCTCAGGAACGCGCTTCGCTACGTCCCGGAAGAGCATCACGAGGAGTTGATCCCGGAGTTCCTGGAGGAGCTTCGCACGAGGGGGCGGATCTACGCCTACCGCTTCCGCCCGGAGGGGAGGATCAAGGGGCGTCCGGTAGACGAGTACAGGGGAAAGTGCCTCGCAGGGAAGGCGTTCCAGGTGATGATAGACAACAACCTGGACTTCGAGACCGCCCTCTACCCCTACGAGCTGGTGACCTACGGCGAGACGGGGCAGGTGTGTCAGAACTGGCTGCAGTACCGCCTGATAATGAAATACCTGGAGGAGCTGACCGAGGACACCACCCTCGTCGTATCCAGCGGGCACCCGACGGGTCTCTTCAGATCCCGCCCGGAGGCCCCGCGTGCGATAGTGACGAACGGGCTACTGGTCGGCCTGTTCGACAACCCGTCCGACTGGCACAGGGGGATGCAGCTGGGGGTCACGAACTACGGCCAGATGACGGCGGGCGGCTGGATGTACATAGGCCCGCAGGGCATAGTGCACGGCACCTTCAACAGCATTCTGAACGCCGCTCGCCAGAGGCTCAACGTCGGCGACAAGGGCAACCTGGCGGGGATACTGTTCGTCTCCTCCGGGCTCGGCGGAATGAGCGGCGCACAGCCGAAGGCCGTGGAGATAGCGGGCGGGGTGGGGATAATCGCCGAGGTCGATTACTCGAGGATCGAGACCCGACACGGGCAGGGATGGGTATCCAAGGTCACGGACAGCTGCGAGGAGGCGTTCCGGCTGGCGGAAGAGGCCTGCAAGGCCCGTAAGTCTCTCTCGGTCGCCTACCACGGCAATATAGTGGACCTGCTTCAGTACGCTCTGAACCACGAAGTCCCGATACCGCTGCTGTCGGATCAGACATCTTGCCACGACCCGTACGGAGGGGGATACTGCCCGCAGGGCCTTACCTTCGATCAGCGCACCGAGATGCTCTCAAAGGATCCCGAGCAGTTCAAGCGCAAGGTCGACCAGTCCCTGAGGTCGCACTACGAGGCGATAAAGAAGCTGGTGGACGGAGGGACGTACTTCTTCGACTACGGCAACTCCTTCATGCGCGCGGTCTACGACGCCGGAGTGACCGAGATCTGCAAAAACGGCGAGAACACCTACGACGGCTTCATCTGGCCCTCCTATGTCGAGGACATCATGGGCCCTGTGCTGTTCGACTACGGCTACGGGCCCTTCCGCTGGGTATGCCTGAGCGGGAAACCGGAGGACCTGAGCAAGACCGACCGCGCGGCAATGGAGTGCATCGACCCCGATCGCCGACCGCAGGACTACGACAACTGGGTCTGGATAAGGGATGCGGAGAAGAACGCCCTCGTCGTCGGTACACAGGCTAGAATACTTTACCAGGATGCGGAGGGGCGCACCGAGATAGCCCTTAAGTTCAACGATATGGTAAGGCGGGGTGAGATCGGGCCGGTGATGCTCGGTCGGGATCATCACGACGTCTCGGGCACGGACTCGCCCTATAGGGAGACGGCCAACATCAAGGACGGCAGCAACATCTGCGCGGACATGGCCACCCTCTGCTTCGCAGGTAACGCGGCGCGTGGAATGAGCCTGTGCGCACTTCACAACGGCGGAGGGGTCGGCGTGGGCAAGTCGATAAACGGCGGCTTCGGGCTTCTGCTGGACGGAACCGAGCGCACCGACGAGATAATCAAGTCCGCGATGATGTGGGATGTCCTGGGCGGGGTCGCTCGCAGGGCCTGGGCATGCAACCCGAACTCGATGGAGGTCGGCCGGGAGATGAACAAGAAGTACCCCGGCGCCTACCATATATCCCTGCCCTACGAATCATCCGACGAAGCCGTGAGGAACGCCGTCGACGCCATGTTCGACTGA
- a CDS encoding HutD family protein, whose product MPWKNGGGVTHEVFIHPEGSSLEKGGFQWRLSSANISEAGQFSLFPGYDRVIFLLSGKGMNISVDGSTVSLLSHFDSLRFHGERETSCSLVEGPVTDFNIFCRRASYTCEYRQLAPKREAERLFLPGDTTILFCLRGEAAVEIDEERHLLREMDMIGVLGHTWGQSLSIRHGETSRLLFITLSRRRKPAP is encoded by the coding sequence ATGCCATGGAAGAACGGCGGCGGTGTCACACACGAGGTCTTCATACATCCCGAGGGGTCGTCCCTCGAAAAGGGGGGGTTTCAGTGGAGGCTGAGCTCCGCCAACATCTCCGAGGCGGGCCAGTTTTCGCTCTTCCCCGGATATGACAGGGTGATATTTCTTCTGTCCGGGAAAGGCATGAACATCTCGGTGGACGGCTCGACCGTATCGCTGCTCTCTCACTTCGATTCGCTTCGCTTTCACGGCGAGCGAGAGACATCCTGCTCGCTGGTCGAAGGTCCTGTGACCGACTTCAACATATTCTGCCGAAGAGCCTCGTACACATGCGAATACCGGCAGCTTGCGCCCAAGAGAGAGGCCGAAAGACTCTTCCTTCCGGGCGATACAACGATTCTTTTCTGCCTGCGAGGCGAGGCCGCCGTGGAGATCGATGAGGAACGTCACCTCCTCAGGGAGATGGACATGATAGGAGTGCTCGGTCACACTTGGGGACAATCCCTGAGCATCAGACATGGAGAGACCTCCAGGCTGCTGTTCATAACTCTCTCAAGGCGTAGAAAACCTGCACCGTAG